CATCCGCAGCTGCGCGAGCTGCTCGTCGTTCCGGCCGACGTCTTGCGGCGCATCCTGCACATCGGCCTGCCGGCCGCCGGCGAGAAGGTCAGCTGGTATCTGGCCTTTATGACGATCACCGCGCTCAGCGCGCGGCTTGGCGATACGACGCTGGCCACGCAGACCTACGCGATGCAGCTGGTGCACATCGTCGTGCTGACCAGCGTCGCGATCGGCCTCGCGACCGAGATCCTCATCGGCCAGCTCGTCGGCGCCGGCGAGTTCGACGCCGCCTACCGGCAGGTGCTGCAGAGCCTGAAGCTGGGCTGGTTGTTCGCCGGCAGCATGGCGCTGCTGGTCGCGCTGGCCGCGCCGTGGCTGCTCGGCCTGTTCACCGCCGATGCGGCGATCATCGCCACCGGCACGGTGCTGATGTACATCGGCATCGTGCTCGAGCCGGGGCGCGTTGCCAACCTGGTCGCCATCAACGCGCTGCGCGCGGCCGGCGACGTACGGTACCCGGTCGTCGTCGGCATGCTGTCGATGTGGACCATTCTCGTCGGCGGCGCGTGGCTGCTCGGTACGGCGCTCGGCCTCGGGCTGGCCGGCGTCTGGCTGGCGATGCTCTGCGACGAATGGCTGCGCGGCGTGCTGATGTACCGGCGCTGGCAGCAGCGTGGCTGGCTGGTGCAGGCGGGCGCCATCCACCGACGCCTCCGCCCGCAGCCTTGCTGACCGTCGTCCCGATCAGTCGGTTGCCACCCGCTCCGCGTATCCGGCTGCACGCGCCGCCAGCTGCTGCTGGCGCTCTGCCGGCGTCACGTAGCGCGTCCCTGCGGGCAGGTAGTGCGGCAGTTCCGCCAGCCTGACGACGCGGGTGGCGATGGCCGGGCCGCCGCTGGCCGGCGGCGTCGCCGGCAGGTTCTGCCAGCGCGGCATCAGCGTGCCTTCGTGCAGCCCCGCGGTGTCGAGCCAGTTGTGCACGCCGGGATCGCGCGGCGAGATCACGAAGGTGTAGCCGCCATCGGCATCGGCAACCGCCTGCGCATGGTTCAGGCTGACCTGGCGGCGATCCGGCTCGACGCTGACCGTCCACGGGTCGGTCAGCGGCAGCACGAAGTAGCCGGCACCGCCGGTGTTGACCGTGACCAGCAGCGCCTCGTCGTCGGTCAGGCGGAAATGCCCGAAGCTGCTGGCCTGCGTCACCAGCGTGCCGAGCGTGGCCGACGAGCTCGGCTGCGGCAGCGTGTTCACCGGGTTGGCATAGGTCTTCAGCCCCAGCGTGCCGACCGCGTAGGCCAGTGTCGATTCGTTCAGATTGGTCCGGACGTCGGCGACGATGTCCGCGTCGCTCTTCACCGGGCGCGGTGGCGCATCGAGGCGGGTGACGCTGAGCGCGTCGGCCGTCTCCGCGGCCCAGTCGCCGAGGTTGTTGCGCACGAAGAGCTGCTTCGCCTCGGCGGTCGACCGGATGTGGTTGACCCGGCCGTTGGCCGGCTGGCTGTCGACCGTGATGGTGAAACTGCCGTCGCCGGCCACGACCAGGTCCTTGCCGCTCAGCACGGCAATGCTCTGCTGGTAGTTCGGGTTGCTGATCAGCGAGAACGTCACGTCGCTCGGCCCGCTGCCGCGGCGCTGGCCGCGGATCACGTAGCGCGAGTCGCCGTCGACCGGAATGGTCCGGTAGATGTTGTCCGGGTTGTCGTACGAATAGCGCCCGCCCGGCACCGTGAGGCCGAACCAGTCGCGCGGCGGCGCATTCAGCCAGTAGACCTTCGGATACGCCGGATCGTTGTTCACCGCCTTCTGGATGGCGCTGAACACCAGCTCGTCGATCGCCTCGTCGAGCCGCGCGCCGGCCTCTCTGCTGATTGGCGCACCGTGGGCTGCCGCGTACGCCGAAGCCAGCTGCGCGCGCTGCAGCAAGAAGGGATTGCGCTTGCTGATCTGGATCGCCCGGGCGTCGAGCGCCTGCTGCTCGGGCGTCGCCAGCACCGAGGCGGCACTGACCTGGCCGGCGAGCAGCAGCGCGGCCAGACCGGGCAGCAGGCCGGCGTGTCTGAACGACGAAAGCGTTTGTGAACGGCTGGACGGCATACATTCCTCCTTGTCTGTAAATGAACGACAAGGATAGGAAGCCGCCAAATAGACCCGCAAAGAATATGCAATCCACTCAATATGAAATTCGGCGCTATTTGCCGTCAGGCCATGCCTTGCGTTTCATCCGCCAGCGCAAATGCAGCGCAGCACTGCATTTGCGCCAAACAGCACCGCAGCGGCGGCGTAAGCATGGGCCGGCGGCGGCGCTTGGCCGACGTTGCCCGACCCCGCCCGAAGTGTCGCAACGGCGGTAATCCTCCATCGCGCATTCCGTCGTCATCGGTCAGACTGGCGGGTTGATTCCCCGAAGTCCGCCCATGACCGCCCAGCCCATCTCCCGACTCACCTGGCGAACGATGCTGTTCCCGATCTCGCTGGTGCTGTTCGAGTTTTCGACCTACATCGCCAACGACATGATCCTGCCGGGCATGCTGCAGGTCGTACACGAGTTCAACGCGCCGTCGTCGCTGGTGCCGACGGCGCTGGCGGCCTACCTTGCCGGCGGCGCGGCGCTGCAATGGCTGCTCGGGCCGCTGTCGGACCGGATCGGCCGGCGGCCGCTGATGCTGTTCGGCGTCTCGGCCTTCATCGTGCTGCTGTTGCTGACGCTGCCGACCAGCTCGATCGGCCAGTTCATGGTGCTGCGTTTCTTCCAGGGCATGGGGCTGTGCTTCGTCACCGCGATCGGTTACGCGTCGATCCAGGAAGCGTTTTCCGAAACGGCGGCCGTGCGGGTGATGGCGCTGATGGCCAATGTCGCGCTACTGGCCCCCCTGGTCGGGCCGGTGGCCGGCGCGGCGCTGATCGAGGTCGCGCCGTGGCGGATGATTTTCGTACTCATCGCGATCACGACATCGATCTCGCTGTTCGGCCTGTGGCGCACGATGCCCGAAACCGCCAAGCTGCGCGGCACACCGTTCAGCATCCGCAGCATCGCCGGCGACTACCGCAAGGTGTTCGGCAACCGGCGCTTCGTTTGCGGCGCACTCGCGATCGGCGCGGCCAGCCTGCCGATCCTGACCTGGATCGGCCAGGCGCCAGTAATCCTGATGGAGCGCGCGCACATGACGCCGCTGACCTTCGGCCTGTGGCAGATCCCGGTATTTGCGGCGCTGATCCTCGGCAACATCACGCTGGCCCGCGTGGCGGACCGGGTGCCGATCCACCGGATGATCGGCTTCGGCCTGATCCCGGCACTGACCGGCCTGAGCGTCTCCGCCGCTGCCATGCTGGTCGACAGCAACGCGATCGCCTGGCTGGTCGCCGGCATCAGCCTCTACGCCTTCGGTGTCGGGCTGGCCAACGCAGCGCTGTACCGGCTGACGCTGTTCTCGAGCAGCGTCAGCAAGGGCACCGTCGCCGCCTCGCTCGGCATGATCACGATGGTGTTCTTTACGATCGGCATCGAGATCGTCCGGCTGGGCTACGACGGCGGCGGCAACGTCTGGTTTGCCTGCGCCAACCTCGTCGCCGGCATCGGCTTCTGGCTGCTAGTACGCCGTTTCCTCTCCGGACACGACGTCCCCGTCGCAGGCACGTAGAATCGCGACTTTGCCCGGAAGCCACCCTTGCCCGCCCGCATCACGCCCGCCCGGCTCGCCTTCAACGAACACGGCATCCCGTTCTCGAACGAGTTCGACGACGCCTACCACTCGCCCGATGGCGGCATCGGCCAGGCCGAACATGTCTTCCTGAACGGTAACGACCTGCCGGCGCGCTGGCAGGGCCGGGACATGTTCACCATCGTCGAAACCGGCTTCGGGCAGGGGCTGAACTTTCTGGTGACCTGGGCCGCATGGCGGGCCGACCCGGCCGCGGGCCGGCGGCTGCATTTCGCCTCGGTCGAGCGCCACCCCTTCGGTCGCGACGACCTGGCGGCCCTGCTCGCCCGCCTCCCGCAATTCGGCGAACTGGCCGCACAGCTCGTCGAACGCTGGCCCGACCTCACGCCCGGCTTTCACCGGCTGGCGCTCGACGAAGGCCGGATCACGCTGACGCTGCTGTTCGGCGATGCGCTCGACGTGCTGCCCGAGCTCGACGCCTGTGCCGACGCGATCTATCTCGACGGCTTCTCGCCGGCCAAGAACCCCGAACTGTGGTCGCCCGAGGTCTTCAGGCAGCTGTGGCGGCTCAGTCATCCCGGCACCACACTGGCGACCTACACCGCCGCCGGCACGGTGCGGCGCAGCCTGAACGAATGCGGTTTCGCCGTCGAAAGGGCCAAGGGTTACGGCAGCAAGTGGCACATGCTGCGCGGCGGCGTTGCCCGCGCACCGCGGCAGGCCCGCAGCGCCAGCACCGCCAGGCATGCGCTGATCGTCGGCGCCGGGCTCGCCGGCTGCGCCACCGCCGAGCGGCTGGCCGCACGCGGCTGGTGCATCGACCTCGTCGACAGCGCGCCGGCACCGGCCACGCAATCGTCGGGCAACCCCGCCGGCCTGATGCACGCCTACGTCTCGCAGGACGACAACCTGCTGTCCCGCCTCAGCCGTGCCGGCAACGCAGCGACGCTGGCAAAGCTGGCCGAACTCGCCGGAGCCGGGCTGACCGTGCCGCACGGCGTCGACGGCATCCTGCAGGTCGCGCGCGACGATGCGCAGGAAGCGCTGCAGCGCAAAATCGCCGAGGCCGGCACCTGCCACGGCCTGCAATTCTGGTCCGCCGACGATGCGCGGTCCCGGCTCGGGCTGCGGCCGGCGCGCGGCGGCTGGTGGTTCGAGCGCGGCGCCTGGATCAATCCGCCGGCCTACTGCGCCGCACTGCTCGCGCGCCACGCCGATCGCATCCGTTTCCGGCCCGACACGCCGATCGTCCGGCTCGCGCGCGACGAGGCGACGCAGCAGTGGCAGGCGTTCGACGCACAGGATCGCCTTGTCGGCACCGCACCGGTCGTGATCCTCGCCAACGCCAGCGCCGCACGCGCGCTGGCACAAGGGTCCGAGCTGCCGCTGTGGAGCGTCGCCCGCGTCGCCAGCCGGCTCGCCGCCGATGCATTGCCGTTGCCCGCGGCAGGCATCGCCGGCGCCGGCTACGTCACCGGCGCCCACGCCGGCGAACGGGTCATCGGCGCAGCCGCCTACGGCGGTGATCTGGCCGCCGCCGGTGACGACAACCGCAAGGCGCTGATGGCGCTACTCCCCGACGCCGGACTCGCCGACGACATTGCACTGACCCACCGGCTCTGCCAGCGCCCCGCCTCGCCAGACCGGCTGCCGCTGGTCGGCGCCCTGCCGGAACGCTGGCACGCGGGCTACCCGCGCTGCCACCAGCCGCAGCAGATCCCGCGCCAGCCGGGGCTGTACGGCGTACTCGGCTTCGGCGCGCGCGGCCTGAGCTGGGCAACACTGATGGGCGAGCTGCTCGCCAGCCAGCTCGACGGCGAACCGCTGCCGCTCGAGAAGTCGCTCGTCCGTGCCGTCGACCCCGCCCGCTTCCTGTTGCGCGCACTGCGCCGCGGCGAGGCTTACCAGCCACCGCTTTCGGGCAGCGACGACGACTGAACCGGTGGCGACCAAACAGCTTGCCATCGGCATGGGCATTACAATCAGCACCGGCTGACCCGCTGCACCATCACAGTACCGAACGGCTGCGTCTGACGCCGCGACAGGTGCCGCCGTAGCATCGTCTTAGAACCTGTTTACGATCTTTTCACGACCGCGTTCCGGGCAGTGCCGGGGGTGGGCAAGGCGTGAACCGCGCCGCGGTACGAGTACCGCAAGCGGTTTGCAACGCAGTCCGCCGCCGGCAATGCCCGGAACCCGAAGGGCCGATCCGGAAAAAACGCATCCACTGCGTTGTGCTCCTTGCCAATAACTGGTTATTGCCCGCGTCGCACGCCTTGTGGCTGCGTTTTTTCCGGATCGGCGCGGCCGTGAAAAGATCGTAAACAGGTTCTTATGGTTACGACAGGAGAC
This window of the Jeongeupia sp. USM3 genome carries:
- a CDS encoding MFS transporter — protein: MTAQPISRLTWRTMLFPISLVLFEFSTYIANDMILPGMLQVVHEFNAPSSLVPTALAAYLAGGAALQWLLGPLSDRIGRRPLMLFGVSAFIVLLLLTLPTSSIGQFMVLRFFQGMGLCFVTAIGYASIQEAFSETAAVRVMALMANVALLAPLVGPVAGAALIEVAPWRMIFVLIAITTSISLFGLWRTMPETAKLRGTPFSIRSIAGDYRKVFGNRRFVCGALAIGAASLPILTWIGQAPVILMERAHMTPLTFGLWQIPVFAALILGNITLARVADRVPIHRMIGFGLIPALTGLSVSAAAMLVDSNAIAWLVAGISLYAFGVGLANAALYRLTLFSSSVSKGTVAASLGMITMVFFTIGIEIVRLGYDGGGNVWFACANLVAGIGFWLLVRRFLSGHDVPVAGT
- a CDS encoding MATE family efflux transporter, which codes for MHPAPQRPTLFQLAWPLFLEQLLHMLVGMIGVFMVSHIGDSAVAGLSAANQVVSLCIMVFGFVAIGGSVVLTHHIGAGDRQGTRSVAVAAIAVNAWLGLALGIVVAVLADPLLRAMQLSDALRGYARPYLVIVGASLCLEAVNLSVSAVLRAHGHSRTAMWVSLAQNVVSACGNAVLLFGLLGAPVLGVEGVAYATVLGRIVALLALILLLGRALGWHPQLRELLVVPADVLRRILHIGLPAAGEKVSWYLAFMTITALSARLGDTTLATQTYAMQLVHIVVLTSVAIGLATEILIGQLVGAGEFDAAYRQVLQSLKLGWLFAGSMALLVALAAPWLLGLFTADAAIIATGTVLMYIGIVLEPGRVANLVAINALRAAGDVRYPVVVGMLSMWTILVGGAWLLGTALGLGLAGVWLAMLCDEWLRGVLMYRRWQQRGWLVQAGAIHRRLRPQPC
- the mnmC gene encoding bifunctional tRNA (5-methylaminomethyl-2-thiouridine)(34)-methyltransferase MnmD/FAD-dependent 5-carboxymethylaminomethyl-2-thiouridine(34) oxidoreductase MnmC, with translation MPARITPARLAFNEHGIPFSNEFDDAYHSPDGGIGQAEHVFLNGNDLPARWQGRDMFTIVETGFGQGLNFLVTWAAWRADPAAGRRLHFASVERHPFGRDDLAALLARLPQFGELAAQLVERWPDLTPGFHRLALDEGRITLTLLFGDALDVLPELDACADAIYLDGFSPAKNPELWSPEVFRQLWRLSHPGTTLATYTAAGTVRRSLNECGFAVERAKGYGSKWHMLRGGVARAPRQARSASTARHALIVGAGLAGCATAERLAARGWCIDLVDSAPAPATQSSGNPAGLMHAYVSQDDNLLSRLSRAGNAATLAKLAELAGAGLTVPHGVDGILQVARDDAQEALQRKIAEAGTCHGLQFWSADDARSRLGLRPARGGWWFERGAWINPPAYCAALLARHADRIRFRPDTPIVRLARDEATQQWQAFDAQDRLVGTAPVVILANASAARALAQGSELPLWSVARVASRLAADALPLPAAGIAGAGYVTGAHAGERVIGAAAYGGDLAAAGDDNRKALMALLPDAGLADDIALTHRLCQRPASPDRLPLVGALPERWHAGYPRCHQPQQIPRQPGLYGVLGFGARGLSWATLMGELLASQLDGEPLPLEKSLVRAVDPARFLLRALRRGEAYQPPLSGSDDD
- a CDS encoding DUF1214 domain-containing protein, whose amino-acid sequence is MPSSRSQTLSSFRHAGLLPGLAALLLAGQVSAASVLATPEQQALDARAIQISKRNPFLLQRAQLASAYAAAHGAPISREAGARLDEAIDELVFSAIQKAVNNDPAYPKVYWLNAPPRDWFGLTVPGGRYSYDNPDNIYRTIPVDGDSRYVIRGQRRGSGPSDVTFSLISNPNYQQSIAVLSGKDLVVAGDGSFTITVDSQPANGRVNHIRSTAEAKQLFVRNNLGDWAAETADALSVTRLDAPPRPVKSDADIVADVRTNLNESTLAYAVGTLGLKTYANPVNTLPQPSSSATLGTLVTQASSFGHFRLTDDEALLVTVNTGGAGYFVLPLTDPWTVSVEPDRRQVSLNHAQAVADADGGYTFVISPRDPGVHNWLDTAGLHEGTLMPRWQNLPATPPASGGPAIATRVVRLAELPHYLPAGTRYVTPAERQQQLAARAAGYAERVATD